A region from the Pungitius pungitius chromosome 16, fPunPun2.1, whole genome shotgun sequence genome encodes:
- the LOC119215669 gene encoding TLC domain-containing protein 5-like yields the protein MPVLEVTCSLVGWSCLYLLFCRTFAQQGSEWSCRLVTLSHGIVIVMLTAYVLFIEGPWPFTHAGTENTELQTFSLAVCLGYFFFDLAWCVRHHTEGPVMLAHHAASIAGMLLALLMGVSACETCGVIFGSEITNPLLQARWFLRRLGRYDSALGDAVDLLFVSLFAAVRVGVGGFMFYCELTSPRTTLVMKLGGVGMYALAWVFMVDIARFGYRKSRAKYDRWRGARGSRGGGGGDHPLGAADAQKRD from the exons ATGCCGGTGCTGGAGGTGACCTGCAGCCTCGTCGGCTGGTCCTGTCTCTACCTGCTGTTCTGCCGCACCTTCGCTCAGCAGGGGTCCGAGTGGAGCTGCCGGCTGGTCACTTTGTCCCACGGCATCGTCATAGTGATGCTGACCGCGTACGTCCTCTTCATCGAAGGGCCGTGGCCTTTCACACACGCAG GTACCGAAAACACGGAGCTGCAGACCTTCTCCCTGGCCGTCTGCCTGGGCTACTTCTTCTTCGACCTGGCCTGGTGCGTGCGTCACCACACCGAGGGCCCCGTCATGCTGGCCCACCACGCCGCCTCCATCGCGGGCATGCTGCTGGCGCTGCTCATGGGGGTGTCCGCCTGCGAGACCTGCGGCGTCATCTTCGGCAGCGAGATCACCAACCCGCTGCTGCAGGCCCGCTGGTTCCTGCGGCGCCTGGGCCGCTACGACAGCGCGCTGGGCGACGCCGTGGACCTGCTCTTCGTCTCGCTGTTCGCCGCCGTGCGCGTCGGCGTCGGCGGGTTCATGTTCTACTGCGAGCTGACGTCGCCCAGGACCACGCTGGTCATGAAGCTGGGCGGCGTGGGCATGTACGCGCTGGCCTGGGTGTTCATGGTGGACATCGCCCGCTTCGGCTACAGGAAGAGCCGGGCAAAGTACGACAGGTGGCGTGGGGCCCGCGGgtcgaggggaggaggaggaggggaccaCCCGCTGGGGGCCGCCGACGCGCAGAAGAGAGACTGA